The Streptococcus toyakuensis genome has a window encoding:
- a CDS encoding alpha/beta hydrolase encodes MAVMKIEYYSQVLDMEWGVNVLYPDANRVEEPDCKDIPVLYLLHGMSGNHNSWLKRTNVERLLRGTNLIVVMPNTSNGWYTDTQYGFDYYTALAEELPEVLKRFFPNMTSKREKTFIAGLSMGGYGCFKLALATNCFSHAASFSGALSFQDFSPESQDLGTPAYWRGVFGEIKDWTASPYSLESLAKKSDKKTKLWAWCGEQDFLYEANNLAVKNLKKLGFDVTYSHSAGTHEWYYWEKQLERFLATLPIDFKLEERLT; translated from the coding sequence ATGGCAGTAATGAAAATCGAGTATTACTCACAAGTTTTGGATATGGAGTGGGGAGTGAATGTTCTTTACCCCGATGCCAATCGAGTGGAAGAACCAGATTGTAAAGATATTCCCGTCTTGTACCTCTTGCATGGGATGTCTGGCAACCATAATAGCTGGCTCAAGCGGACCAATGTAGAACGCTTGCTTCGAGGAACCAATCTCATCGTTGTCATGCCTAATACCAGCAACGGTTGGTACACCGATACCCAATATGGTTTTGACTATTACACAGCTCTAGCAGAGGAATTGCCAGAGGTTTTAAAACGCTTCTTCCCTAACATGACTAGCAAGCGTGAAAAGACCTTTATCGCTGGTCTCTCTATGGGAGGCTATGGCTGTTTCAAATTGGCTCTTGCTACAAATTGTTTTTCTCATGCAGCTAGTTTTTCAGGTGCTCTTAGCTTTCAAGATTTTTCTCCTGAAAGCCAAGATTTGGGAACACCGGCTTATTGGAGAGGTGTGTTTGGGGAGATTAAAGATTGGACAGCTAGCCCCTATTCTCTTGAAAGTCTGGCTAAAAAATCGGATAAAAAGACCAAGCTCTGGGCTTGGTGTGGCGAGCAGGATTTCTTGTATGAAGCCAATAATCTCGCAGTGAAAAATCTCAAAAAACTAGGTTTTGATGTGACCTATAGCCATAGCGCTGGAACTCACGAGTGGTATTATTGGGAAAAACAATTGGAACGTTTTTTAGCAACCCTACCGATTGATTTCAAATTAGAAGAGAGATTGACTTAG